One window of the Actinomyces wuliandei genome contains the following:
- the rpsB gene encoding 30S ribosomal protein S2, with amino-acid sequence MAVVTMRQLLESGVHFGHQTRRWNPKMKRFILTERNGIYIIDLQQSIEGINTAYDFIKETVARGGNILFVGTKKQAQVAVAEQAQRVGMPYVSQRWLGGMLTNFSTVRTRLDRMRELEQIDFDDVAGSGRTKKELLMMRREKDKLQRTLGGIRDMSRLPAAVWVVDTKKEHLAISEAQKLGIPVIAILDTNCDPDEATYGIPGNDDAIRAVSLLTRVVADAAAEGLLARSAGRGRSGAQAQPDPVDAEPLPEWEAELLAGAEAASTGAAAEPAGDTEAAQEQVAQSAGGSAQAAVQAEAPGQA; translated from the coding sequence ATGGCCGTCGTCACCATGCGTCAGCTCCTTGAGAGCGGTGTTCACTTCGGGCACCAGACCCGCCGCTGGAACCCCAAGATGAAGCGCTTCATCCTCACCGAGCGCAACGGTATCTACATCATCGACCTCCAGCAGTCCATTGAGGGCATCAACACCGCCTACGACTTCATCAAGGAGACCGTCGCCCGTGGCGGCAACATCCTGTTCGTCGGCACCAAGAAGCAGGCCCAGGTCGCCGTGGCCGAGCAGGCCCAGCGCGTGGGCATGCCCTATGTCAGCCAGCGGTGGCTGGGCGGCATGCTGACCAACTTCTCCACCGTGCGCACCCGCCTGGACCGTATGCGTGAGCTCGAGCAGATCGACTTCGACGACGTGGCCGGGTCCGGCCGCACCAAGAAGGAGCTGCTCATGATGCGCCGGGAGAAGGACAAGCTCCAGCGCACGCTGGGTGGTATCCGGGACATGAGCAGGCTGCCCGCAGCCGTGTGGGTCGTTGACACCAAGAAGGAGCACCTGGCCATCTCCGAGGCCCAGAAGCTGGGGATTCCCGTCATCGCCATCCTTGACACCAACTGTGACCCGGACGAGGCTACCTACGGCATTCCGGGCAACGACGACGCTATCCGCGCCGTCTCCCTCCTGACGCGTGTCGTGGCTGACGCCGCTGCTGAGGGGCTGCTGGCCCGGTCCGCAGGTCGCGGGCGTAGCGGGGCCCAGGCTCAGCCTGATCCCGTGGACGCCGAGCCGCTGCCGGAGTGGGAGGCTGAGCTGCTTGCCGGTGCGGAGGCCGCCTCGACCGGGGCGGCTGCTGAGCCTGCTGGGGACACTGAGGCTGCCCAGGAGCAGGTGGCCCAGTCTGCCGGGGGCTCGGCCCAGGCGGCGGTGCAGGCAGAGGCTCCCGGGCAGGCCTGA
- a CDS encoding tyrosine recombinase XerC, with translation MVAGWLRHLSLQRGLSEHTVRAYAADLRDLLGFLGVGPGDEEPVGPVLASLGLTDLRAWLAEQAASGRSRATLARRAAAARAFSSWAHGLGLIPADVAARLRSPRPDNRLPGVLTTQQAGRLLATAAELACQEDPLAVRDLALVETLYATGVRVSELCGLDAADLDRSARTLRVLGKGDKERVVPYGVPAARALDRWLGTRPQLAGTDAGQALFLGARGRRIDPRVVRQVVHRLCAAAQVPDLGPHGLRHSAATHVLSGGADLRSVQEILGHSSLATTQRYTHVSAERLRAVYEQAFPRA, from the coding sequence CTGGTTGCGGGGTGGCTGCGCCACCTGAGCCTCCAGCGAGGCCTCTCCGAGCACACCGTGCGAGCCTACGCCGCCGACCTGCGCGACCTCCTCGGCTTCCTCGGCGTAGGACCCGGGGATGAGGAGCCGGTCGGGCCGGTGCTGGCCAGCCTGGGCCTGACTGACCTGCGCGCCTGGCTGGCGGAGCAGGCCGCCTCGGGTCGCTCGCGGGCGACGCTGGCCCGGCGGGCGGCGGCGGCCAGAGCCTTCTCGTCGTGGGCGCACGGGCTGGGCCTGATCCCCGCTGACGTGGCCGCCCGGCTGCGCTCCCCACGGCCCGACAACCGCCTCCCCGGTGTCCTGACCACGCAGCAGGCCGGTCGCTTGCTTGCGACCGCAGCCGAGCTTGCCTGTCAGGAGGACCCTCTGGCCGTGCGGGACCTGGCGCTGGTCGAGACCCTCTACGCCACCGGGGTGCGGGTCTCAGAGCTCTGCGGTCTGGACGCTGCTGACCTTGACCGCAGCGCCCGCACGCTGAGAGTGCTGGGAAAGGGGGACAAGGAGCGGGTCGTCCCCTACGGCGTCCCCGCCGCGCGCGCCCTGGACCGGTGGCTGGGCACCCGCCCGCAGCTAGCGGGCACGGATGCTGGCCAGGCGCTCTTCCTGGGGGCACGCGGGCGTCGTATCGACCCTCGGGTCGTGCGGCAGGTGGTCCACCGCCTGTGCGCGGCAGCCCAGGTCCCCGACCTCGGCCCCCACGGCCTGCGGCACTCCGCAGCCACCCACGTCCTGTCCGGCGGCGCGGACCTGCGCAGCGTCCAGGAGATCCTGGGGCACTCCTCCCTGGCGACCACCCAGCGCTACACGCACGTCTCCGCCGAACGCCTGCGCGCTGTCTACGAGCAGGCCTTCCCCCGGGCCTGA
- the lepB gene encoding signal peptidase I, whose protein sequence is MSEGMSASRGRECPGSFAGRQEQGAGTTQGAVAEATKDTTKNVTETTEEIGEDAVEDSVDGDVDGGVTGAVKHVEASSRRRDGAPGARRGRGGTNEPVRSVSALALRWGSTLLYVGVAVLLVALFRTFVLQSFIIPSGSMENTLSEGDRVVVTMYDSQDIERGDIVVFTDPDGWLEVTEPSGLQGVVQDVLVAIRVLPQDAGHHLIKRVIGMPGDRVVADGQGSLSVNGVEVDEPYIKPGRSASEIAFDVTVPQGHVWVMGDNRSNSADSRLHRDDAHGGFVPLSNVVGVAKAVEWPVTHWTGLGGGREVFRSVPAHQASSLPGDQAQGQPVQAGPGAAVARGGLWSDELCYSGVNSGTSLRSSRLAVSSVWHT, encoded by the coding sequence ATGAGCGAGGGTATGTCGGCCAGTCGCGGCCGGGAGTGTCCCGGCAGCTTCGCGGGCAGGCAGGAGCAGGGTGCGGGCACGACGCAGGGCGCTGTAGCGGAGGCGACGAAGGACACGACGAAGAACGTCACTGAGACCACGGAAGAGATAGGAGAAGACGCGGTGGAGGACAGCGTGGACGGTGACGTGGACGGTGGCGTGACGGGCGCTGTGAAGCACGTGGAGGCCAGCAGCCGACGCCGGGACGGTGCACCAGGTGCCCGCAGAGGCCGTGGGGGCACCAACGAGCCCGTGCGGTCCGTCAGCGCCCTGGCGCTGCGGTGGGGCTCGACACTGCTCTATGTCGGTGTCGCGGTGCTCCTGGTGGCGCTGTTCCGGACCTTCGTGCTCCAGTCCTTCATCATCCCCTCCGGCTCCATGGAGAACACCCTCTCCGAGGGGGACCGGGTGGTCGTTACCATGTACGACTCGCAGGACATCGAGCGCGGTGACATCGTGGTCTTCACCGACCCCGACGGGTGGTTGGAGGTTACTGAGCCCTCCGGGCTGCAGGGCGTCGTCCAGGACGTGCTGGTGGCAATCCGTGTCCTTCCCCAGGACGCGGGGCACCACCTCATCAAGCGGGTGATCGGCATGCCCGGGGACCGGGTCGTCGCTGACGGCCAGGGGAGCCTGAGCGTCAACGGCGTCGAGGTCGACGAGCCCTACATCAAGCCTGGCCGCTCCGCCTCGGAGATCGCCTTCGACGTGACCGTGCCGCAGGGGCACGTGTGGGTCATGGGGGACAACCGCTCCAACTCGGCCGACTCGCGCCTCCACCGCGACGACGCCCATGGGGGGTTCGTCCCCCTGAGCAACGTCGTGGGTGTCGCCAAAGCGGTGGAGTGGCCGGTCACCCACTGGACAGGCCTGGGCGGGGGCAGGGAGGTGTTCCGCTCCGTCCCGGCTCATCAGGCGTCGTCCCTGCCCGGGGACCAGGCGCAGGGCCAGCCTGTGCAGGCCGGACCTGGGGCGGCGGTCGCAAGGGGCGGGCTGTGGTCCGACGAACTGTGCTACTCGGGCGTGAACTCTGGCACGTCCCTACGGTCTTCCCGCCTGGCGGTCTCCAGCGTGTGGCACACTTAG
- a CDS encoding M23 family metallopeptidase encodes MLPWPLRAGIAVLLAATAPLLLAAAPGAGGFPRAWAVPPAALPSEEVPPQPGTRYGWPTGEAAAVLQPFDPPALVWGAGHRGVDLGAPAGSPVLAAADGTVAFSGVVVDRPVVSVNHLDGIRTTYEPVEPVVSAGQAVTRGQMLGTLVAGHRTDGRDALHWGARTGPTNYVNPLRLVQPAVIRLKPVGAD; translated from the coding sequence GTGCTTCCTTGGCCGCTGCGGGCAGGCATCGCGGTCCTCCTGGCCGCCACCGCCCCTCTCCTGCTCGCCGCCGCACCGGGAGCGGGAGGCTTCCCACGCGCCTGGGCCGTGCCGCCAGCCGCTCTCCCCTCCGAGGAGGTGCCGCCGCAGCCGGGGACCCGCTACGGCTGGCCCACCGGGGAGGCGGCAGCCGTCCTGCAGCCCTTCGACCCTCCGGCACTCGTGTGGGGGGCCGGGCACCGCGGGGTCGACCTTGGGGCTCCCGCCGGGTCCCCCGTTCTGGCCGCCGCCGACGGCACCGTGGCCTTCTCCGGGGTGGTCGTCGACCGGCCGGTGGTCTCCGTAAACCACCTTGACGGAATACGCACCACCTACGAGCCGGTGGAACCGGTGGTCAGCGCAGGCCAGGCTGTCACCCGGGGACAGATGCTGGGCACCCTCGTGGCAGGCCACCGCACCGACGGGAGGGACGCCCTGCACTGGGGTGCACGTACCGGTCCCACGAACTATGTCAACCCGTTGCGGCTGGTACAGCCCGCCGTCATCCGGCTCAAACCTGTAGGGGCAGACTGA
- a CDS encoding DUF2469 domain-containing protein — translation MSADDLEAYENELELALYREYRDVVSLFSYVVETERRFYLANAVDVQVRGNGGEVFFELALEDAWVWDIYRASRFVKSVHVVTFKDVNVEELTKLEMDIPS, via the coding sequence GTGAGCGCCGACGACCTTGAGGCATATGAGAACGAGCTGGAGCTGGCCCTGTACCGGGAGTACCGCGACGTCGTCTCCCTGTTCTCCTACGTGGTGGAGACCGAGCGCCGCTTCTACCTGGCCAACGCTGTTGACGTCCAGGTCCGTGGCAACGGTGGCGAGGTCTTCTTCGAGCTGGCCCTGGAGGACGCCTGGGTGTGGGACATCTACCGGGCCTCCCGATTTGTCAAGTCCGTCCACGTCGTCACCTTCAAGGACGTCAACGTCGAGGAGCTGACCAAGCTGGAGATGGATATCCCCTCCTGA
- the dprA gene encoding DNA-processing protein DprA, whose translation MTARLLPYDVTDTRLARATWSRLAEPADPAAARLVGALGPSRALGWLLEAALTEDRQVREPLVPPLPAPGDPAEAAARWAQATARWAPRLEGLDIRRELDVLERLGGHLVLPGQRWWPAGLDDLEQPPFCLWVRGDPAVMVGGTGGDADLPEGPGAVAVVGARAATRYGEQVASDLAAGLARRGVVVVSGGAFGIDAASHRGALRCGTTLSVSAGGVDRFYPPAHANLLRAVVASGALVAEVPPGRAPARHRFLTRNRLIAAMSRATVVVEAAWRSGALSTARHAQDLGRPVGAVPGPVTSMASVGCHRLLRNGAVCVTDTDDVLELACPLGTVDPDGLKEAEHSLGSSRLLDGLDHASAVVLDSLPARSSASTEAVVRACGLSPRETTAALGVLELAGRVERVGSRWRRRRSARA comes from the coding sequence GTGACTGCCCGGCTGCTTCCCTATGACGTGACCGACACCAGGCTGGCCCGGGCTACCTGGTCCCGCCTGGCTGAGCCTGCCGATCCCGCTGCCGCCCGCCTGGTGGGAGCCCTGGGACCCAGCCGGGCCTTGGGATGGCTGCTTGAGGCGGCGCTGACCGAGGACAGGCAGGTACGCGAGCCTCTCGTCCCGCCCCTGCCCGCCCCAGGCGATCCGGCGGAAGCGGCAGCCAGGTGGGCGCAGGCGACGGCTCGGTGGGCGCCGCGGCTGGAGGGCCTGGACATACGACGTGAGCTGGACGTCCTGGAGCGCCTGGGCGGGCACCTGGTCCTTCCGGGGCAGCGGTGGTGGCCAGCGGGGCTGGACGACCTGGAGCAGCCACCGTTCTGCCTGTGGGTGCGTGGGGACCCTGCCGTCATGGTCGGTGGCACAGGTGGGGACGCGGACCTCCCGGAAGGCCCGGGTGCTGTCGCGGTGGTCGGTGCGCGCGCAGCGACACGCTACGGGGAGCAGGTCGCCTCCGACCTGGCTGCCGGGCTGGCTCGTCGAGGCGTCGTCGTTGTCTCCGGCGGGGCCTTCGGGATCGACGCTGCCTCCCACCGGGGCGCGCTGCGCTGTGGCACCACCCTGTCCGTCAGCGCCGGGGGAGTGGACCGGTTCTACCCGCCTGCTCACGCCAACCTGCTGCGGGCGGTCGTCGCCTCCGGCGCCCTCGTGGCCGAGGTCCCCCCAGGGCGCGCCCCGGCCCGGCACCGCTTCCTCACCCGCAACCGGCTGATCGCCGCCATGTCCCGGGCCACGGTGGTCGTCGAGGCAGCCTGGCGCTCCGGGGCGCTGTCGACGGCCCGCCACGCCCAGGACCTGGGGCGTCCTGTCGGTGCCGTTCCCGGTCCGGTTACCTCCATGGCCTCGGTCGGGTGCCACCGGCTCCTGCGCAACGGTGCCGTGTGCGTGACCGACACCGATGACGTCCTGGAGCTGGCGTGCCCGCTGGGGACGGTGGACCCCGACGGGCTCAAGGAGGCTGAGCACTCCCTGGGCAGCAGTCGGCTGCTGGACGGCCTCGACCATGCCAGCGCTGTGGTCCTCGACTCACTGCCTGCCCGCTCCTCGGCCTCCACCGAGGCGGTTGTGCGTGCCTGCGGGCTCTCACCCCGTGAGACCACGGCGGCGCTGGGGGTCCTGGAGCTGGCCGGACGGGTGGAGCGGGTCGGTAGCCGGTGGCGACGACGCCGGTCGGCGCGTGCCTGA
- a CDS encoding YifB family Mg chelatase-like AAA ATPase yields the protein MTGLARTLAVTLTGLSGHLVEVEAHATQGLPGFTLVGLPDTAVRESRERVRAALSTCGLAWGEQRLTLSLSPADLPKSGSSLDLALALAVLGARGRLTSDASEMLSRTVYIGELGLDGTVHPVRGVLPAVHAAVESGAQEVVVAQGAAAEARLVPGARVVAVDHLGEMIQRYGGVLPAGAAHLVSSSVEHAFRRSGAPATPSPARQPDLADIIGQEEARHALEVAAAGGHHLLLTGPPGTGKTMLAERLPTILPPLRQEDAVTVTSIHSVAGVFSPESGLMSDPPLRAPHHSATRAAMVGGGTGMPRPGEISLAHRGVLFLDEAPEFSPGVLDSLRQPLESGTVTIDRVGGRASFPASFQLVLAANPCPCGRGDGRGLECTCTSLQRRRYLSRLSGPLLDRVDIQVEVAAHSAAEIAAARTGESSVLVARRVLRARQRAARRLAGTPWQVSAEVPGSYLRGPEGGLSPEVSRGLMRVMDRGDLSLRGVDRVLRLAWTLADLDRADTPSPKHLGTALALRTRGARP from the coding sequence GTGACAGGCCTGGCCAGGACGCTGGCGGTGACCCTGACCGGGCTCAGCGGGCACCTGGTGGAGGTTGAGGCCCATGCGACCCAGGGCCTGCCGGGCTTCACCCTGGTCGGGCTGCCCGACACCGCGGTCAGGGAGTCCCGGGAGCGTGTCAGGGCGGCGCTGAGCACCTGTGGCCTGGCCTGGGGCGAGCAGCGGCTGACGCTCAGCCTCTCCCCGGCGGACCTGCCCAAGTCGGGCAGCAGCCTGGACCTGGCCCTGGCCCTGGCGGTCCTGGGAGCCCGTGGGCGGCTCACCAGCGACGCCTCGGAGATGCTGAGCCGCACGGTCTATATCGGCGAGCTCGGCCTGGACGGGACGGTGCACCCGGTGCGTGGGGTGCTTCCCGCCGTGCACGCCGCCGTGGAGTCCGGTGCGCAGGAGGTTGTCGTGGCCCAGGGGGCGGCTGCCGAGGCCAGGCTGGTCCCGGGAGCCCGGGTCGTGGCCGTGGACCATCTCGGTGAGATGATCCAGCGCTACGGAGGAGTGCTGCCAGCGGGGGCAGCCCACCTGGTGAGCAGCTCGGTCGAGCACGCCTTCCGCCGGTCTGGGGCACCTGCGACCCCCTCGCCTGCCCGGCAGCCGGACCTGGCTGACATCATCGGGCAGGAGGAGGCCCGGCACGCCCTGGAGGTCGCCGCAGCGGGTGGGCACCACCTGCTCCTGACAGGCCCTCCGGGTACCGGCAAGACGATGCTGGCCGAGCGCCTGCCCACGATCCTGCCGCCACTGCGACAGGAGGACGCGGTCACCGTCACCTCGATCCACTCCGTGGCTGGTGTGTTCAGCCCGGAGTCAGGTCTCATGAGTGACCCGCCTCTGCGCGCCCCGCACCACTCGGCGACACGGGCGGCGATGGTCGGTGGGGGCACAGGCATGCCCCGCCCCGGCGAGATCTCACTAGCGCACCGGGGCGTCCTCTTCCTGGACGAGGCCCCCGAGTTCAGCCCCGGCGTGCTGGACAGCCTGCGTCAGCCCCTGGAGTCGGGAACCGTCACCATCGACCGTGTCGGTGGTCGGGCCTCCTTCCCCGCGAGCTTCCAGCTGGTCTTGGCGGCCAACCCCTGCCCCTGCGGCAGGGGAGACGGCAGGGGGCTGGAGTGCACCTGCACCTCCCTCCAGCGCCGCCGCTACCTCTCCCGCCTGTCCGGGCCGCTGCTGGACCGGGTGGACATCCAGGTGGAGGTCGCTGCCCACAGCGCGGCAGAGATAGCCGCCGCCAGGACAGGGGAGTCCAGCGTCCTCGTGGCCCGACGTGTGCTCCGGGCGCGTCAGCGTGCGGCCCGCCGCCTGGCAGGCACCCCGTGGCAGGTCAGCGCGGAGGTGCCGGGGTCCTACCTGCGTGGTCCCGAGGGTGGTCTGAGCCCGGAGGTGTCACGAGGACTCATGCGGGTGATGGACCGTGGGGACCTCTCCCTGCGCGGGGTGGACCGGGTCCTGCGCCTGGCGTGGACCCTGGCCGACCTCGACCGGGCTGACACGCCCTCCCCGAAGCACCTGGGGACCGCGCTGGCCCTGCGTACCCGGGGAGCGCGGCCGTGA
- the rplS gene encoding 50S ribosomal protein L19 has protein sequence MNLIDEIDAASLRRDIPDFRPGDTLKVHVKVVEGTRTRVQVFQGVVIARQGGGVSETFTVRKISFGVGVERTFPLHTPSIDKIEVVTRGRVRRAKLYYLRNLRGKAAKIKERRES, from the coding sequence ATGAACCTGATCGACGAGATCGACGCCGCGTCCCTGCGCCGGGACATTCCGGACTTCCGTCCGGGTGACACCCTGAAGGTGCACGTCAAGGTGGTTGAGGGCACGCGGACACGTGTCCAGGTCTTCCAGGGCGTCGTCATCGCCCGGCAGGGAGGGGGAGTCTCCGAGACCTTCACCGTCCGCAAGATCTCCTTCGGTGTGGGCGTGGAGCGCACCTTCCCCCTCCACACTCCCTCGATCGACAAGATCGAGGTCGTCACCCGTGGTCGCGTCCGTCGTGCCAAGCTCTACTACCTGCGCAACCTGCGCGGCAAGGCGGCCAAGATCAAGGAGCGTCGCGAGTCGTGA
- the tsf gene encoding translation elongation factor Ts, whose protein sequence is MANYTTADIKALRERTGAGMMDVKKALDEADGDTEKAVEIIRIKGLKGIAKREGRAASAGLVVATVADDSQGQVGVLVEINAETDFVAKNQKFLDFADQVLAAAVESGAQSADALSRVEVGGTSVKDLTDGMQAVIGEKIVVSRLARLSAPAVELYLHRTSPDLPAQVGVLVGTDAKAAEVAHDVAMHVAAYAPSYLTREDVPTIVVERERAIAEETTRAEGKPDKAVPKIVEGRLSGFFKEHVLVEQPYAKDPKTTVGKVVEASGGELTGFVRFRVGV, encoded by the coding sequence ATGGCGAACTACACCACTGCTGACATCAAGGCTCTGCGTGAGAGGACCGGGGCCGGCATGATGGACGTCAAGAAGGCCCTCGACGAGGCTGACGGCGACACTGAGAAGGCCGTCGAGATCATCCGGATCAAGGGTCTCAAGGGGATCGCCAAGCGCGAGGGCCGGGCGGCCTCCGCCGGGCTGGTGGTGGCCACGGTGGCCGACGACAGCCAGGGGCAGGTCGGCGTGCTGGTCGAGATCAACGCTGAGACCGACTTCGTGGCCAAGAACCAGAAGTTCCTCGACTTCGCCGACCAGGTCCTCGCCGCCGCCGTCGAGTCAGGTGCCCAGAGCGCCGATGCCCTGTCCAGGGTCGAGGTCGGCGGCACCTCTGTCAAGGACCTCACCGACGGCATGCAGGCGGTTATCGGGGAGAAGATCGTGGTAAGCCGCCTCGCCCGCCTCAGTGCCCCTGCGGTGGAGCTCTACCTGCACCGCACCAGCCCCGACCTTCCCGCCCAGGTCGGTGTCCTCGTGGGGACCGACGCCAAGGCCGCCGAGGTGGCCCACGACGTCGCCATGCACGTGGCCGCCTACGCCCCCAGCTACCTCACCCGCGAGGACGTCCCGACCATTGTGGTGGAGAGGGAGCGGGCTATCGCCGAGGAGACCACCCGGGCTGAGGGCAAGCCCGACAAGGCTGTCCCCAAGATCGTCGAGGGGCGTCTGAGCGGGTTCTTCAAGGAGCACGTCCTGGTGGAGCAGCCCTACGCCAAGGACCCGAAGACGACCGTGGGCAAGGTCGTCGAGGCCTCCGGCGGCGAGCTGACCGGCTTCGTCCGTTTCCGGGTCGGAGTCTGA
- a CDS encoding YraN family protein: MGARTTVRRPQERAEGEEEHSPTPVLHHSIGYSADDGADDAAGHSAGHSAEVGRRGEDLVARYLEDAGWQVLERNWRPTTGRRGELDVIALDPGPASGQEQAAQGRGDAARQRPVLVVVEVKTRTSLGRGCPAEAVGARKIARIRSLAALWVATHRVVHGGTRIDVVSVLLRSRRPALLRHHRGVAL; the protein is encoded by the coding sequence GTGGGAGCACGTACCACTGTCCGTCGTCCGCAGGAGAGGGCGGAGGGAGAAGAAGAGCACAGCCCGACACCGGTTCTGCACCACAGCATCGGTTACAGCGCAGACGACGGTGCCGACGACGCTGCTGGCCACAGTGCTGGCCACAGTGCTGAGGTGGGACGCCGTGGTGAGGACCTGGTCGCCCGCTACCTGGAGGACGCCGGGTGGCAGGTGCTGGAGCGCAACTGGCGGCCGACGACCGGCAGGCGCGGTGAGCTCGACGTCATCGCGCTCGACCCGGGGCCTGCGTCGGGGCAGGAGCAGGCCGCCCAGGGACGCGGTGACGCCGCCCGACAGCGACCGGTCCTGGTCGTCGTCGAGGTCAAGACCCGCACCTCCCTGGGCCGTGGCTGCCCGGCCGAGGCCGTGGGGGCGAGGAAGATCGCCAGGATACGCAGCCTGGCGGCGCTGTGGGTGGCCACCCATCGTGTCGTCCACGGCGGGACACGCATTGACGTCGTCTCAGTCCTGCTGCGTTCCCGGCGGCCTGCGCTCCTGCGCCACCACCGGGGGGTGGCACTGTGA
- a CDS encoding ribonuclease HII, with protein sequence MRPDRDLESDLLVDVALVGGVDEVGRGALAGPVSVGVAIVSRGTPDAFPQGLADSKQLSAPRRQALVEPLHQWLEDWAVAHATPAEIDVYGITGALRLAGLRALAEVSARGHAPEALILDGVSDWLRPQDPQSLQASLGATTEPPDLLSGLRPAARRETTDLHSAFHTDLHTDLDQARGPGWQAPRVHLRARADATCAVVAAASVLAKVERDVVMTDLEDPGYGWASNKGYASAAHVEALGRLGASEYHRRSWRLPGLSGAQS encoded by the coding sequence ATGCGGCCTGACCGAGACCTGGAGAGTGACCTGCTGGTGGACGTGGCCCTGGTGGGCGGTGTCGACGAGGTCGGCAGGGGCGCACTGGCCGGGCCTGTCAGCGTCGGTGTGGCCATCGTCTCCCGGGGGACCCCTGATGCCTTCCCGCAGGGGCTGGCCGACTCCAAGCAGCTGAGCGCGCCCAGGCGCCAGGCGCTGGTCGAGCCCCTGCACCAGTGGCTGGAGGACTGGGCCGTGGCTCACGCCACCCCCGCTGAGATCGACGTCTACGGGATCACCGGTGCCTTGCGGCTGGCGGGCCTGCGGGCGCTGGCGGAGGTCTCCGCCCGCGGGCACGCCCCGGAGGCGCTCATCCTCGACGGGGTCTCGGACTGGCTGCGTCCTCAGGATCCCCAGAGCCTCCAGGCCTCTCTCGGGGCCACTACCGAGCCCCCCGACCTCCTCAGCGGGCTCAGGCCCGCTGCCCGCAGGGAGACTACTGACCTCCACAGCGCCTTCCACACGGACCTTCACACCGACCTCGACCAGGCTCGCGGGCCGGGCTGGCAGGCTCCGCGCGTGCACCTGCGTGCCAGGGCTGACGCCACCTGCGCCGTCGTCGCGGCAGCCAGCGTCCTGGCCAAGGTAGAGCGCGACGTGGTGATGACAGACCTGGAGGACCCCGGGTACGGCTGGGCCTCGAACAAGGGCTACGCCTCGGCAGCCCACGTGGAGGCGCTGGGTCGGCTGGGGGCCAGCGAGTACCACCGCCGCAGCTGGCGCCTGCCAGGGCTGAGCGGTGCCCAGTCCTGA
- the lepB gene encoding signal peptidase I yields the protein MRPAGEGDVGLSQDAQDHEGQDQEAREGGVQQRVAGQPLPPSIPPRRSPAPVIVPVRRRSSRAVACLGLIVTVLLVTALFKTFVLQTYTIPSASMEDTLGVGDQVAVTMYDSGQVERGDVIVFTDPGGWLDVTGPTGLRRVLQEVLVALRLLPQDTGHHLIKRVIGVGGDHVVSDGQGVLTVNGTVLEETYLKEGELASLTAFDVTVPEGHVWVMGDNRSNSADSRYHQDKEHAGFVPQASIVGVARYVIWPLERWESLDEGRSVFADVPGPSRSPQPTVASGEGQ from the coding sequence ATGAGGCCAGCGGGGGAGGGAGACGTGGGCCTGTCGCAGGATGCCCAGGATCACGAGGGCCAGGACCAGGAGGCTCGCGAGGGCGGTGTCCAGCAGCGGGTGGCCGGGCAGCCTCTGCCGCCGTCTATCCCTCCACGTCGTAGTCCCGCTCCTGTCATCGTCCCGGTGCGGCGGCGCTCCTCACGCGCGGTGGCCTGCCTGGGGCTCATCGTCACCGTCCTCCTGGTGACGGCCCTGTTCAAGACCTTTGTCCTCCAGACGTACACGATCCCCTCAGCGTCCATGGAGGACACCCTCGGTGTCGGGGACCAGGTGGCGGTGACCATGTACGACTCGGGACAGGTCGAGCGTGGTGACGTCATTGTCTTTACCGATCCGGGCGGCTGGCTCGACGTCACTGGGCCCACGGGCCTGCGCAGAGTCCTCCAGGAGGTGCTGGTCGCCCTGCGCCTGCTGCCCCAGGACACGGGCCACCACCTCATCAAGCGTGTCATCGGCGTGGGCGGCGACCACGTCGTCTCTGACGGGCAGGGCGTCCTCACCGTCAACGGGACCGTCCTGGAGGAGACCTACCTCAAGGAGGGCGAGCTGGCCTCGCTGACCGCCTTCGACGTGACCGTGCCGGAGGGGCACGTGTGGGTCATGGGGGACAACCGCTCCAACTCAGCAGACTCCCGCTACCACCAGGACAAGGAGCACGCAGGCTTCGTGCCGCAGGCGAGCATCGTCGGCGTGGCCAGGTACGTCATCTGGCCTCTGGAGCGCTGGGAGAGCCTTGACGAGGGGCGCAGCGTCTTTGCTGACGTTCCTGGGCCCTCCCGGTCTCCCCAGCCGACGGTAGCCTCCGGGGAGGGCCAGTGA